The proteins below are encoded in one region of Corynebacterium sphenisci DSM 44792:
- the nusA gene encoding transcription termination factor NusA has product MKIELAALRTLEREQGIRVEEMLGLLGRALRETYRETTAPAPHARVDIDADTGEVTVFAQERDAEGNLIAEWDDTPEHLESIAAPKVRQVILQRLRDAATDRVFGEYADYSNQVVSGVVQRDVRANERGIEIIHIGSEAEGRDGVLPPAEQLPGETLEHGQRVKCYVVGVERTPRGVGINLSRTHPELVRRLFELEVPEVADGAVEIVSIAREAGHRSKVAVRPLVKGLNAKGACIGPRGSRVGTIMEELGGEKIDIIDFDEDPAAFVGNALAPAKVLAVEVADAEERRARVTVPDYQLSLAIGREGQNARLAARLTGWRIDIRSDAE; this is encoded by the coding sequence GTGAAGATCGAGCTCGCCGCCCTGCGCACCCTGGAGAGGGAGCAGGGCATCCGCGTGGAGGAGATGCTGGGCCTGCTCGGCCGGGCGCTGCGGGAGACCTACCGGGAGACCACCGCGCCGGCCCCGCACGCCCGGGTGGACATCGACGCCGACACCGGCGAGGTCACCGTCTTCGCCCAGGAGCGCGACGCCGAGGGCAACCTCATCGCGGAATGGGACGACACCCCCGAGCACCTGGAGTCCATCGCCGCGCCCAAGGTGCGCCAGGTGATCCTGCAGCGGCTGCGCGACGCCGCCACCGACCGGGTCTTCGGCGAATACGCCGACTACTCCAACCAGGTGGTCTCCGGGGTGGTGCAGCGCGACGTGCGCGCCAACGAGCGCGGCATCGAGATCATCCACATCGGCTCCGAGGCGGAGGGCCGCGACGGGGTGCTGCCCCCGGCCGAGCAGCTGCCGGGGGAGACCCTGGAGCACGGCCAGCGGGTGAAGTGCTACGTCGTCGGCGTGGAGCGCACCCCCCGCGGGGTGGGCATCAACCTCTCCCGCACCCACCCGGAACTGGTCCGCCGGCTGTTCGAGCTGGAGGTGCCGGAGGTCGCCGACGGGGCGGTGGAGATCGTCTCCATCGCCCGGGAGGCCGGGCACCGCTCCAAGGTGGCGGTGCGCCCGCTGGTGAAGGGGCTCAACGCCAAGGGCGCCTGCATCGGCCCGCGCGGCTCCCGGGTGGGCACCATCATGGAGGAGCTCGGCGGGGAGAAGATCGACATCATCGACTTCGACGAGGACCCGGCGGCCTTCGTGGGCAACGCCCTGGCCCCGGCGAAGGTGCTCGCCGTGGAGGTCGCCGACGCCGAGGAGCGCCGCGCCCGGGTCACCGTGCCCGACTACCAGCTCTCCCTGGCGATCGGCCGGGAGGGCCAGAACGCGCGGCTGGCGGCCCGGCTCACCGGCTGGCGGATCGACATCCGCTCCGACGCCGAGTAG
- the cobO gene encoding cob(I)yrinic acid a,c-diamide adenosyltransferase: MPKGRVDPANIPDDGLTTRQRRLLPVTAVHTGPGKGKSTAAFGMALRAWNQGMGIGVFQFVKSAKWRVGEEAVFRRLGELHEATGEGGAVEWHKMGEGWSWARKRGAEADHARAAAEGWAEIRRRLAAQAHDLYVLDEFTYPLNWGWIDLDEVVATLADRPGRQHVVMTGRDAPEALLGVADLVTEMTKVKHPMDAGRKGQRGIEW, encoded by the coding sequence ATGCCGAAGGGCCGGGTGGATCCCGCGAACATCCCCGATGACGGGCTGACCACGAGGCAACGCCGGCTGCTGCCGGTCACCGCGGTGCACACCGGCCCCGGCAAGGGCAAGTCCACCGCCGCCTTCGGGATGGCGCTGCGCGCCTGGAACCAGGGCATGGGCATCGGGGTGTTCCAGTTCGTGAAATCCGCGAAATGGCGGGTCGGCGAGGAGGCGGTGTTCCGCCGCCTCGGGGAGCTGCACGAGGCCACCGGGGAGGGCGGGGCCGTGGAATGGCACAAGATGGGCGAGGGCTGGTCCTGGGCCCGCAAACGCGGCGCCGAGGCCGACCACGCCCGCGCCGCCGCCGAGGGCTGGGCGGAGATCCGCCGCCGGCTGGCGGCGCAGGCGCATGACCTCTACGTCCTCGACGAGTTCACCTACCCGCTGAACTGGGGCTGGATCGACCTCGACGAGGTGGTGGCGACCCTGGCGGACCGGCCCGGCCGGCAGCATGTGGTGATGACCGGGCGCGACGCCCCGGAGGCGCTCCTCGGCGTCGCCGACCTGGTCACCGAGATGACGAAGGTGAAGCACCCGATGGACGCCGGCCGCAAGGGCCAGCGGGGCATCGAGTGGTGA
- a CDS encoding VWA domain-containing protein, protein MRAIAGGHGVHVPGTVAAAAGRGAVVEDGRLALETRDLRGALRRGTESNLVVFLVDASGSMAARDRLSAVTGAVTSLLRDAYQKRDTVAVITFRGPGAEVALPATRSIDAAVRRLARLRTGGRTPLAEGLVEALHLIERERRREPGRRALLVVLSDGRATGPGGRERARAAAAALRERGAAGAVVVDCESGRVRLGLAAELADSLGAPCVRLAALDADAVAGVVRAGI, encoded by the coding sequence GTGCGCGCCATCGCCGGGGGGCACGGGGTGCACGTGCCCGGCACCGTCGCCGCCGCCGCCGGCCGCGGCGCCGTGGTCGAGGACGGCCGGCTGGCCCTCGAGACCCGGGACCTGCGCGGCGCGCTGCGCCGCGGCACCGAGTCGAACCTGGTGGTCTTCCTCGTCGACGCCTCCGGGTCGATGGCCGCCCGGGACCGGCTCTCCGCGGTCACCGGGGCGGTGACCTCCCTGCTGCGCGACGCCTACCAGAAGCGGGACACCGTGGCGGTGATCACCTTCCGCGGCCCGGGGGCGGAGGTGGCGCTGCCGGCGACCCGCTCCATCGACGCCGCGGTGCGCCGGCTCGCCCGGCTGCGCACCGGCGGGCGCACCCCCCTGGCCGAGGGCCTGGTGGAGGCGCTGCACCTGATCGAGCGGGAGCGCCGCCGCGAACCCGGCCGGCGGGCGCTGCTGGTGGTGCTCTCCGATGGCCGGGCCACCGGCCCCGGCGGCCGGGAGCGGGCCCGGGCCGCGGCGGCGGCGCTGCGCGAGCGCGGCGCCGCCGGGGCGGTGGTGGTGGACTGCGAATCCGGCCGGGTGCGGCTGGGCCTGGCCGCGGAGCTCGCCGACTCCCTCGGCGCGCCCTGCGTGCGGCTGGCCGCCCTCGACGCCGACGCGGTCGCCGGGGTGGTGCGCGCCGGGATCTGA
- a CDS encoding YaaA family protein, with amino-acid sequence MRIILPPSETKAPGGAGAPLDPAALGFPELAGVRAEIAADLTALAADRDRAMAALGLGPRLAAEVDADRELATAPTMAALDRYTGVLYDALDAATLDPAERSRLLIGSALFGLLRADDPIPRYRLSAGAKLPRRADPAAAPPTMRARWAGALPAALATLPGPVLDLRSGGYVNLGRAPAAITARVVTAAGKVVSHHNKHHKGLLARALARADAERPLADRAAMVAAARAAGLDAAAAADGVIEVTAHPG; translated from the coding sequence ATGCGCATCATCCTGCCCCCCTCGGAGACGAAGGCCCCCGGCGGCGCCGGGGCCCCGCTGGACCCGGCGGCGCTGGGCTTCCCGGAGCTGGCCGGCGTCCGCGCCGAGATCGCCGCGGATCTGACGGCCCTGGCCGCCGACCGGGACCGGGCGATGGCGGCGCTCGGCCTGGGCCCCCGGCTGGCCGCGGAGGTCGACGCGGACCGGGAGCTGGCCACCGCGCCCACCATGGCCGCCCTGGACCGCTACACCGGGGTGCTCTACGACGCCCTGGACGCGGCCACGCTCGACCCCGCGGAGCGGTCCCGGCTGCTCATCGGCTCGGCGCTGTTCGGGCTGCTGCGCGCCGATGACCCGATCCCGCGCTACCGGCTCTCCGCGGGGGCGAAGCTGCCCCGCCGGGCCGACCCGGCGGCGGCGCCGCCGACCATGCGGGCCCGCTGGGCCGGCGCGCTGCCGGCGGCGCTCGCCACGCTGCCGGGGCCGGTGCTGGACCTGCGCTCCGGGGGCTACGTGAACCTGGGCCGGGCCCCCGCGGCGATCACCGCCCGGGTGGTCACCGCCGCCGGGAAGGTGGTCTCGCACCACAACAAGCACCACAAGGGCCTGCTCGCCCGGGCCCTGGCCCGCGCCGACGCGGAGCGCCCGCTGGCCGACCGGGCGGCGATGGTCGCCGCCGCCCGGGCCGCCGGCCTGGACGCCGCGGCGGCCGCCGACGGGGTCATCGAGGTGACCGCGCACCCGGGTTGA
- a CDS encoding proline--tRNA ligase → MIQRMSRLFLRTLREDPADAEVTSHKLLVRAGYMRRVAPGVYSLLPLGLRLMRNIETVVREEMDAIGAQEILLPALLPREPYEASDRWTEYGDNLFRLKDRRDNDYLLGPTHEEIFTLMVKDLYSSYKDFPAILYQIQTKYRDEERPRAGILRGREFVMKDSYSFDMDEAGLEAAYQAHRTAYRRIFDRLGVDYVICSAMSGAMGGSASEEFLAVAEAGEDTFVRSTGSDYAANVEAVTTPAPEPGPVEGLPEAVVHPTPGATTIAALVDWAGRALPERAVTAADTLKLILLAVTEPGGEEELLGVAIPGDREVDMKRVEAALEPAAVRLAEDADFARHPFLVKGFIGPRALAAHGVRLLVDPRVVAGTSWIAGADAPDAHVVDLVCGRDFTPDGTIEAAEIREGDPAPDGRGTLTLDRGIEIGHIFQLGRKYTDAFEVDILDESGKRARPTMGSYGIGVSRLVGVLAEQLSDERGLRWPASVAPYQAHVVIANKDAAAGEAAERLAGDLDAAGVSTLLDDRPKVSPGVKFRDSELLGMPVVVVVGRGFSDGLVELRDRMGGGTREVPYAEAVAAVRALVRGD, encoded by the coding sequence ATGATTCAGCGAATGTCCCGGCTGTTCCTGCGCACCCTGCGCGAGGATCCGGCCGATGCGGAAGTCACCAGCCACAAGCTCCTCGTCCGGGCCGGGTACATGCGCCGCGTCGCCCCCGGCGTGTATTCGCTGCTGCCCCTGGGGCTGCGCCTGATGCGCAATATCGAGACGGTGGTGCGCGAGGAGATGGACGCCATCGGCGCCCAGGAGATCCTGCTGCCGGCGCTGCTGCCCCGGGAGCCCTACGAGGCCTCCGACCGGTGGACCGAGTACGGGGACAACCTGTTCCGGCTCAAGGACCGCCGCGACAACGACTACCTGCTCGGGCCCACCCACGAGGAGATCTTCACCCTCATGGTGAAGGACCTGTACTCCTCGTACAAGGACTTCCCGGCGATCCTGTACCAGATCCAGACCAAGTACCGGGACGAGGAGCGGCCCCGGGCGGGCATCCTGCGCGGCCGCGAGTTCGTGATGAAGGACTCCTACTCCTTCGACATGGACGAGGCCGGGCTGGAGGCCGCCTACCAGGCGCACCGCACCGCCTACCGCCGGATCTTCGACCGCCTCGGCGTGGACTACGTGATCTGCTCCGCGATGAGCGGGGCGATGGGCGGCTCCGCCAGCGAGGAGTTCCTCGCCGTCGCCGAGGCGGGGGAGGACACCTTCGTGCGCTCCACCGGCTCCGATTACGCCGCCAACGTGGAGGCGGTGACCACCCCCGCACCGGAGCCGGGGCCCGTCGAGGGGCTGCCGGAGGCGGTGGTGCACCCCACCCCGGGGGCGACCACCATCGCCGCCCTGGTGGACTGGGCCGGCCGCGCCCTGCCGGAGCGCGCGGTGACCGCCGCGGACACCCTCAAGCTCATCCTGCTCGCGGTCACCGAACCCGGCGGGGAGGAGGAGCTGCTCGGGGTGGCCATCCCCGGCGACCGCGAGGTGGACATGAAGCGGGTGGAGGCGGCCCTGGAGCCGGCCGCGGTGCGCCTGGCCGAGGACGCCGACTTCGCCCGGCACCCCTTCCTGGTGAAGGGCTTCATCGGCCCGCGGGCGCTGGCCGCCCACGGGGTGCGCCTGCTGGTGGACCCGCGCGTGGTGGCCGGCACCTCCTGGATCGCCGGCGCCGACGCGCCGGACGCCCATGTGGTGGACCTGGTCTGCGGCCGGGACTTCACCCCGGACGGCACCATCGAGGCCGCCGAGATCCGGGAGGGCGACCCCGCCCCGGACGGCCGGGGCACCCTCACCCTGGACCGCGGCATCGAGATCGGGCACATCTTCCAGCTGGGCCGCAAGTACACCGACGCCTTCGAGGTGGACATCCTCGACGAGTCCGGCAAACGGGCCCGGCCCACCATGGGCTCCTACGGGATCGGGGTGTCCCGGCTGGTGGGGGTGCTCGCCGAGCAGCTCAGCGACGAGCGCGGGCTGCGCTGGCCCGCCTCGGTGGCCCCGTACCAGGCGCATGTGGTGATCGCGAACAAGGACGCCGCCGCCGGGGAGGCCGCCGAGCGGCTGGCCGGGGACCTCGACGCCGCCGGGGTGAGCACCCTGCTCGACGACCGGCCGAAGGTCAGCCCCGGGGTGAAGTTCCGCGACTCCGAACTGCTCGGCATGCCGGTGGTGGTGGTCGTCGGCCGCGGTTTCTCCGACGGGCTGGTGGAGCTGCGCGACCGGATGGGCGGGGGGACCCGGGAGGTCCCCTACGCCGAGGCGGTCGCCGCGGTGCGCGCCCTGGTGCGCGGCGACTGA
- a CDS encoding ATP-binding protein → MSDTATVYPFSAVVGQDRLRLALVLGAIAPEIGGVVIRGEKGTAKTTAVRALAPLLRGALVNLPLGATEDRVVGSIDVETVLTTGRATVRPGLLAEADGGILYVDEVNLLPDHLVDVLLDAAATGRVTIERDGVSETQHTSFVLVGTMNPEEGELRPQLLDRFGLAVDVAASREPADRVEIIRRRMAFEESPAAFRSRWAGADADLGARLTRARAVLPEVVLDDAALGRIAVLCASFDVDGMRADLVIARAARAHAAWRAAVADGPAAGAVRVADEDIRVAAELALPHRRRRDPFDEPGLDPEQLDEAMDRARRDFPEEPGEPEPAGAGEDPAGEPEGAQPPPAAGDADAAPEADPEAGAEAPGEGGRAAQGAPFRRP, encoded by the coding sequence ATGAGCGACACCGCGACCGTCTACCCCTTCTCCGCCGTCGTCGGCCAGGACCGGCTGCGCCTGGCCCTGGTGCTCGGCGCCATCGCCCCGGAAATCGGCGGGGTGGTGATCCGCGGGGAGAAGGGCACCGCGAAGACCACCGCGGTGCGCGCCCTGGCCCCGCTGCTGCGCGGGGCGCTGGTGAACCTGCCGCTGGGCGCCACCGAGGACCGGGTGGTCGGCTCCATCGACGTGGAGACGGTGCTCACCACCGGCCGGGCCACGGTGCGCCCCGGCCTGCTCGCCGAGGCCGATGGCGGCATCCTCTACGTCGACGAGGTCAACCTGCTGCCGGACCACCTGGTCGACGTGCTGCTCGACGCCGCCGCCACCGGGCGGGTGACCATCGAGCGCGACGGGGTCTCCGAGACCCAGCACACCTCCTTCGTGCTGGTGGGCACCATGAACCCGGAGGAGGGGGAGCTGCGCCCGCAGCTGCTGGACCGCTTCGGCCTGGCCGTGGACGTCGCCGCCAGCCGGGAGCCGGCGGACCGGGTGGAGATCATCCGCCGCCGGATGGCCTTCGAGGAGTCCCCGGCGGCCTTCCGGTCCCGCTGGGCCGGGGCGGACGCCGACCTCGGCGCCCGGCTCACCCGGGCCCGGGCGGTGCTGCCGGAGGTGGTGCTCGACGATGCGGCGCTGGGCCGGATCGCGGTGCTGTGCGCCTCCTTCGACGTCGACGGGATGCGCGCGGACCTGGTGATCGCCCGGGCCGCCCGGGCGCACGCCGCCTGGCGCGCCGCCGTCGCGGACGGCCCCGCCGCCGGCGCGGTCCGGGTCGCCGACGAGGACATCCGGGTCGCCGCGGAGCTGGCGCTGCCGCACCGCCGCCGCCGGGACCCCTTCGACGAGCCGGGCCTGGACCCGGAGCAGCTCGACGAGGCGATGGACCGGGCGCGGCGGGACTTCCCCGAGGAGCCCGGGGAGCCCGAGCCCGCCGGGGCGGGGGAGGACCCCGCCGGGGAGCCGGAGGGGGCGCAGCCGCCGCCGGCGGCCGGGGACGCCGACGCCGCCCCCGAGGCGGATCCCGAGGCCGGCGCGGAGGCGCCGGGGGAGGGGGGTCGCGCCGCCCAGGGCGCCCCCTTTCGCCGTCCGTGA
- the cobA gene encoding uroporphyrinogen-III C-methyltransferase, producing the protein MSLQLKGRPVLVVGASTLAERVIPDLLDAGAEVTVCEGGEITTVIEAWAEAGRISLYRTTFTAAMIWGKSLVVLCDPGLRREVSVEAARRGTLVDDATGGEAADVRRVTGRRASRAGDLAGTVALVGGGPGDPGLITVEGRRLLRLADVVVADHLAPLSLLGELDPDVEIIDAAKLPYGRAMAQDRIHELLADRARQGLFVVRLKGGDPYVFGRGWEEHAAMVEAGIPVRAVPGITSAVAVPAAAGIPVTRRGLTHDLAIVSGHLPPGHPESLVDWPALGRLRGTVVVIMGVRNGPAIAAALIEGGRDPGTPAAVVQEGTTANQRSLRCTLGELGRRLVDEGVRPPAVLVIGEVAAADGAGGR; encoded by the coding sequence ATGAGCCTGCAGTTGAAGGGGCGGCCGGTGCTGGTCGTCGGCGCCTCCACCCTCGCCGAACGCGTGATCCCGGATCTCCTCGACGCCGGGGCGGAGGTCACCGTCTGCGAGGGCGGGGAGATCACCACCGTGATCGAGGCCTGGGCGGAGGCCGGGCGGATCTCGCTGTACCGGACCACCTTCACCGCGGCGATGATCTGGGGCAAGTCCCTGGTGGTGCTCTGCGATCCGGGGCTGCGCCGGGAGGTCAGCGTGGAGGCCGCCCGCCGCGGCACCCTGGTCGACGACGCCACCGGCGGGGAGGCCGCCGACGTGCGCCGGGTCACCGGCCGGCGGGCCTCCCGGGCCGGGGATCTCGCCGGCACCGTGGCCCTGGTCGGCGGCGGCCCCGGGGACCCGGGGCTCATCACCGTGGAGGGCCGCCGGCTGCTGCGGCTGGCCGATGTGGTGGTCGCCGACCACCTGGCCCCGCTGTCCCTGCTCGGGGAGCTGGACCCGGACGTGGAGATCATCGACGCGGCGAAGCTGCCCTACGGCCGGGCGATGGCCCAGGACCGGATCCACGAGCTGCTCGCCGACCGGGCCCGGCAGGGCCTGTTCGTGGTGCGGCTCAAGGGCGGCGACCCCTACGTCTTCGGCCGCGGCTGGGAGGAGCACGCCGCCATGGTCGAGGCGGGCATCCCGGTGCGGGCGGTGCCCGGGATCACCTCCGCGGTGGCGGTGCCCGCCGCAGCCGGGATCCCGGTGACCCGGCGCGGGCTCACCCACGATCTGGCGATCGTCTCCGGGCACCTGCCCCCGGGGCACCCGGAGTCCCTGGTGGACTGGCCGGCGCTGGGCCGGCTGCGCGGCACCGTGGTGGTGATCATGGGGGTGCGCAACGGCCCGGCGATCGCGGCGGCGCTCATCGAGGGCGGCCGGGACCCGGGCACCCCGGCGGCGGTGGTGCAGGAGGGCACCACCGCCAACCAGCGCAGCCTGCGCTGCACCCTGGGCGAGCTGGGGCGGCGGCTCGTGGACGAGGGGGTGCGCCCGCCGGCGGTGCTGGTGATCGGCGAGGTCGCCGCCGCCGACGGGGCCGGGGGGCGCTGA
- a CDS encoding YlxR family protein, with product MPAGAPRIRTRTCIATRARLPETELLRVVARGEGAALRVIPDPRRRLPGRGAWLTPTLDAWAAADKRRAFGRALRVSATADAGPVRDYLEDLGDVARGPRSKGKT from the coding sequence ATCCCGGCCGGCGCCCCGCGCATCCGCACCCGCACCTGCATCGCCACCCGCGCCCGGCTGCCGGAGACGGAACTGCTGCGGGTCGTCGCCCGCGGCGAGGGGGCGGCGCTGCGCGTCATCCCCGATCCCCGCCGGCGGCTGCCGGGCCGCGGCGCCTGGTTGACGCCCACGCTGGACGCGTGGGCGGCGGCCGACAAGCGCCGCGCCTTCGGCCGCGCATTGAGGGTGTCCGCCACCGCGGACGCCGGCCCCGTGCGCGACTACCTCGAGGATCTCGGGGACGTCGCGCGGGGGCCTCGTTCCAAGGGAAAGACCTGA
- a CDS encoding DUF4439 domain-containing protein — protein MTPVPAPADRPRATAARPSRRVFLGGALGLAGAGLAAAAGCGITEPRPDALLRAQLALANRDVLRLGEDAGARVEHARVLAAEIERACGTREDGTAPQSCVADPEAAADPAEGTGARELLLDSLRSPLLPEALADGPLREEFPVLVAAAVTGGIVLAAREAEVEWAELTPLFEGAEPGPADAGLLAGALAAEYQLIYGMGVAAPRVPAGLAESTATSADRHRRVRDEVIRVLDAAGAEVPAAPAGYAPAGGADPDADPGEFAAELERAAARAWRGVLAEAHEPGVRFFALQAAGLAQAGAAVFAGEPTAAVPGLGGAAPGAGG, from the coding sequence ATGACCCCCGTCCCCGCCCCCGCCGACCGGCCCCGCGCCACCGCCGCCCGGCCCAGCCGCCGCGTCTTCCTCGGCGGCGCCCTGGGCCTGGCCGGGGCGGGGCTGGCCGCCGCGGCCGGCTGCGGGATCACCGAACCGCGCCCCGATGCGCTGCTGCGCGCCCAGCTGGCCCTGGCCAACCGGGACGTGCTGCGCCTGGGTGAGGATGCCGGTGCCCGGGTGGAGCACGCCCGGGTGCTCGCGGCCGAAATCGAGCGGGCCTGCGGCACCCGGGAGGACGGCACCGCCCCGCAGTCCTGCGTCGCCGACCCGGAGGCCGCCGCGGACCCGGCGGAGGGCACCGGGGCCCGGGAGCTGCTGCTGGATTCGCTGCGTTCGCCGCTGCTGCCGGAGGCGCTGGCCGACGGCCCGCTGCGCGAGGAGTTCCCGGTGCTGGTCGCCGCCGCGGTCACCGGCGGGATCGTGCTCGCCGCGCGGGAGGCGGAGGTGGAGTGGGCGGAGCTGACCCCCCTGTTCGAGGGCGCCGAGCCCGGTCCGGCGGATGCCGGGCTGCTCGCCGGGGCGCTGGCCGCCGAGTACCAGCTGATCTACGGCATGGGGGTGGCCGCGCCCCGGGTGCCGGCCGGCCTGGCCGAGTCCACGGCGACCTCCGCGGACCGGCACCGCCGGGTGCGCGATGAGGTGATCCGGGTGCTCGACGCCGCCGGCGCGGAGGTGCCGGCCGCCCCGGCCGGCTACGCCCCGGCCGGCGGGGCGGACCCGGACGCCGATCCGGGCGAGTTCGCCGCGGAGCTGGAGCGCGCCGCGGCGCGGGCCTGGCGCGGGGTGCTCGCCGAGGCCCATGAGCCGGGGGTGCGCTTCTTCGCGCTGCAGGCCGCGGGTCTGGCGCAGGCCGGGGCCGCGGTTTTCGCGGGCGAGCCCACCGCGGCGGTGCCCGGCCTGGGCGGCGCCGCCCCGGGCGCCGGCGGGTGA
- the rimP gene encoding ribosome maturation factor RimP — protein MAIPSPHVIREIITGAVAGRGLDVEDVRVVRAGAKSQVTVLVDGDTPPDLDALERVTAEVSAALDAAEAAGRAEFGAQPYTLEVSTPGVDHPLTEPRHWRRNRGRLVRLPGDAGLARIGALDPDGARVVLVDAAAPGGRGRGGRAGGSGPGLRVAGLGAVAGAVVEVEFGPAPRPEAELAGLDFTAARTRLEEDK, from the coding sequence ATGGCAATTCCCAGCCCCCACGTCATCCGCGAGATCATCACCGGCGCGGTCGCCGGCCGGGGCCTGGACGTCGAGGACGTCCGGGTCGTCCGGGCCGGCGCCAAGTCCCAGGTCACCGTGCTCGTCGACGGGGACACCCCGCCCGACCTGGACGCCCTGGAGCGGGTCACCGCCGAGGTCTCCGCCGCCCTGGACGCCGCCGAGGCCGCCGGCCGGGCCGAGTTCGGCGCCCAGCCCTACACCCTGGAGGTCTCCACCCCGGGGGTGGACCACCCCCTGACCGAGCCGCGGCACTGGCGGCGCAACCGGGGCCGGCTGGTGCGGCTGCCCGGCGACGCCGGGCTGGCCCGGATCGGCGCCCTGGACCCCGACGGCGCCCGGGTGGTGCTGGTCGACGCCGCCGCACCCGGCGGCCGGGGCCGCGGCGGGCGGGCCGGCGGCTCCGGCCCGGGCCTGCGGGTGGCCGGGTTGGGTGCGGTGGCCGGGGCGGTGGTAGAAGTTGAGTTCGGCCCGGCGCCCCGCCCGGAGGCGGAGCTGGCCGGGCTGGACTTCACCGCAGCCCGCACCCGCCTGGAGGAAGACAAGTGA
- a CDS encoding cobyrinate a,c-diamide synthase: MVSAAPAVVIAAASSGAGKTTLATGLMAALARRGPVAPFKVGPDYIDPGYHRLATGRAGRNLDPVLCGAGRVGPLYAHGAAGARIAVVEGVMGLFDGRIGGDPLRAEGSTAEVAALLGAPVVLVVDARAMSQSTAALVHGFATFDPRVAVAGVILNRVGSPRHAAVATAAIEAAGTPVLGAVPRVDGAAVPSRHLGLVTADEGGAAAAAAVAAMADLVEAHVDLDRLTALAGLGAGVAEEPWDPAAELGAAAAAPGTGPRVALAAGPAFSFAYAEHAELLAAAGAEVAVFDPLVDELPEAAAVILPGGFPEEHAEALSARADLAAALRAAVHRGAVVHAECAGLLLLLEELAGLPMCGVLPGSAAMSPRLTLGYREAVALSDSALGPAGARVRGHEFHRTALDAAGLRAARAAGWTPAWGWRDERGPVTEGLVHPSGRVHASYLHLHPAGNPAGIAGLVAAAR, translated from the coding sequence GTGGTGAGCGCCGCCCCGGCGGTGGTCATCGCCGCGGCCTCCTCCGGCGCCGGCAAGACCACCCTGGCCACCGGGCTGATGGCGGCCCTGGCCCGCCGCGGCCCGGTCGCCCCCTTCAAGGTCGGCCCCGACTACATCGACCCCGGCTACCACCGGCTGGCCACCGGGCGGGCCGGGCGCAACCTGGACCCGGTGCTCTGCGGGGCCGGGCGGGTCGGCCCGCTCTACGCCCATGGCGCCGCCGGGGCGCGGATCGCCGTGGTGGAGGGGGTGATGGGCCTCTTCGACGGCCGGATCGGCGGGGATCCGCTGCGCGCGGAGGGCTCCACCGCCGAGGTCGCCGCCCTGCTCGGCGCGCCGGTGGTGCTGGTCGTCGACGCCCGGGCGATGAGCCAGTCCACCGCGGCGCTGGTGCACGGCTTCGCCACCTTCGACCCCCGGGTGGCGGTGGCCGGGGTGATCCTCAACCGGGTGGGCTCGCCGCGGCATGCCGCGGTGGCCACCGCCGCGATCGAGGCCGCCGGCACCCCGGTGCTCGGGGCGGTGCCCCGGGTGGACGGGGCCGCCGTGCCCTCCCGGCACCTGGGCCTGGTCACCGCCGACGAGGGCGGGGCCGCCGCCGCGGCGGCGGTGGCCGCGATGGCCGACCTGGTGGAGGCGCACGTGGACCTGGACCGGCTGACCGCCCTCGCCGGCCTCGGCGCCGGCGTCGCCGAGGAGCCCTGGGATCCGGCGGCCGAACTCGGGGCCGCCGCGGCGGCGCCGGGCACCGGCCCCCGCGTGGCCCTGGCCGCCGGGCCGGCGTTCAGCTTCGCCTACGCCGAGCACGCGGAGCTGCTCGCCGCCGCCGGGGCGGAGGTCGCCGTGTTCGACCCGCTGGTCGACGAGCTGCCCGAGGCGGCGGCGGTGATCCTGCCCGGCGGCTTCCCCGAGGAGCATGCCGAGGCGCTGTCCGCCCGGGCCGATCTCGCCGCGGCGCTGCGCGCGGCGGTGCACCGGGGGGCGGTGGTGCACGCCGAATGCGCCGGTCTGCTCCTGCTGCTCGAGGAGCTCGCCGGCCTGCCGATGTGCGGGGTGCTGCCCGGGTCGGCGGCGATGTCGCCGCGGCTCACCCTGGGCTACCGGGAGGCGGTGGCGCTGTCGGATTCCGCGCTCGGCCCGGCCGGGGCGCGGGTGCGCGGCCACGAGTTCCACCGCACCGCCCTGGACGCGGCGGGGCTGCGCGCCGCCCGCGCCGCCGGCTGGACCCCGGCCTGGGGCTGGCGCGATGAGCGCGGTCCGGTCACCGAGGGCCTGGTGCACCCCTCCGGCCGGGTGCACGCCTCCTACCTGCACCTGCACCCGGCGGGCAACCCCGCCGGGATCGCCGGCCTGGTCGCCGCCGCGCGCTGA